In the Coleofasciculus sp. FACHB-1120 genome, one interval contains:
- a CDS encoding DUF1648 domain-containing protein: MTRNPSNQRPILTIARSPLSWILEIVAVAGIFCIIVITLQSWANLPNTIPIHFEMGGKPDAMGSKKLIWLFPSLSILVYVAFTVLRQFPHTFNYIWGITEQNVAKQYQLAVNLLDWNKAEIMWIFAFIEWQIIQVSLGHSAELSVDFFSVVMPLFIITNGLYFWQAYQAR; encoded by the coding sequence ATGACGAGGAATCCATCAAATCAACGACCGATTTTGACAATAGCGCGATCGCCGCTAAGTTGGATATTAGAAATAGTGGCAGTTGCAGGTATTTTTTGCATCATTGTAATCACTCTGCAATCTTGGGCAAATCTACCCAATACTATTCCCATCCATTTTGAGATGGGAGGGAAACCAGATGCTATGGGTAGCAAAAAATTAATCTGGCTTTTCCCCAGCTTATCTATTTTAGTTTATGTAGCGTTTACAGTGCTGCGTCAGTTTCCCCATACTTTTAACTATATTTGGGGAATTACAGAGCAAAATGTCGCTAAACAATATCAGCTAGCCGTTAATTTATTAGACTGGAATAAGGCAGAAATTATGTGGATATTTGCATTTATAGAATGGCAAATTATCCAGGTGAGTTTGGGACACTCTGCTGAATTGAGCGTCGATTTCTTTTCTGTAGTAATGCCATTGTTTATTATCACAAATGGGCTGTATTTTTGGCAAGCATATCAGGCTCGTTAG